The genomic interval CCTCTTTTTCAACGTCTTGCTTTAGAAATTCCATTGCCTCCATCAATTGTTTAAGTTGGGAGAGGTTAAGTGCGTTGATGGGAGCTTCCCACCAACCACCATTAGCTCTCCTCCTAATTTCTAGTATGGACTCTCCGTGGGCTTTCTCCATCTGAAGAATCTCCTC from Capsicum annuum cultivar UCD-10X-F1 unplaced genomic scaffold, UCD10Xv1.1 ctg36266, whole genome shotgun sequence carries:
- the LOC124891494 gene encoding agamous-like MADS-box protein AGL62; this encodes MNHRNVVLRELNKEVMNMEEILQMEKAHGESILEIRRRANGGWWEAPINALNLSQLKQLMEAMEFLKQDVEKEAQQQQMVTKVGLPFLTFGSALSPTNGARAISS